The stretch of DNA tgtttacatactgtttaacccatttcatatgtatatactgtattcttgtCAAGGCCTGTCCTTTATAACTACGGCGGTACGCatcttttttttatatacatatactgaccataatgtctatacacaccatcatatagataaatatatatattccggactctgacattgttcgttcttatatttcttaattccattatttttttaaagagattTGCATGTATTGTCAGgtgttactgcactgttggagcttggaACATAAACATTTAGGTCCACCCGAAATAAAAATGTAGTAAATATGTGTACGCGACGCGTCCAATAAAATTTGCTTTGATTTGAATGCGCGCGCTCACTGCTGTCTCCACGACACTGCCCAGAACTACATCGACTGTTGTTCATCTGTCAAGGTAACAAACGTTTGCCCGTTAGAtagtcatgttactgtttgaaaaTTGTCTCGTCTTGCAAGTTTTGACAAAGACAATATGAGTTTATCTGTGTTGTTGACTTGTCCCTAGCTAATTAGATAACACAGCCGCATCGATTAGCATAGGCATgtattagttagctagctaacttagccaATTTAGCTAGTAAGCTAGCAAATCTTGGTGATGAACGGTTTTGACTGgtctcttcttaaaatgtgatttttaaaCCTAatcttatgcctaaccttaaattaataataaaaaaacaaacatttgagatgttttcatgaatttttacgatGTAGACCAtttttactttgtggctgtggtaactagtggacaCTGTTCTGACTAGGTAGAAGACGGCTACAACCGGAAGTTACTTTTTCGTAGTAGGTTAGAagaatttacgcagcaggttaggataattaacgtagcaggttaggaaaagggttcgTGTTTGGCTTAAAATGATCTGTGCTCACAGAAATAATCGGTTATGGATTGTTAGTCAGGAAGTcaactaactaacgttagcttctTCACCAGTTCGTGTTTATAGTTATTTGCTAGCCAACATACTAATATTTAGTTATTGTCAaagatgattacatctattgtacataacgttaactagctagatTCCCTTTGGTGCAAATGTCTGCCGTATCCTTCGTCATAGAaaaatagctagctaggtaatgttagctagctatcaacAGCCTTTTAACAACAAAAAATGGTACCAGTATAACTAGTTAATGCTCATCATTTTGTATAACCAACAGTGTGTGCATTATGGATATTATTGCTTTTATGATGGTGTTTTTCTTTCTTATTTTGAAACAGATTTCTATGATCCAGTTTAAAGAAGTTCTAGAAGAAAAAGAGAACGGTGAAGGTCAACTGCTCCATCAGGCAGTGTCCAACAATGATGACAGACTCCTTGATGAACTGCTCTCTCAAGAAAAGTACAGAAAGTTCATCAACTGTAGGAGCGGCTGGGGTATCCCAAGAACACCTTTACGAATGGCTGCATCTAAAGGTCATCTCAGGTGTCTGCAGGTTCTGCTGGCCCATGGAGCAGAGGTGGACTGTCTAGACGTGAAGGCTCAGACTCCACTTTTCACAGCTGTCTGTGGGAAATACTTCAACTGTGTTTTAGCCCTACTCAGGGCAGGTGCTAACCCCAATGGCAGCTTGTATAACAACTGCTCTCCGGTCCTGACTGCAGCCAGGGAAGGGGATGTTGAGATTTTGAAGCAACTTCTTAAACATGGTGCTGAGGTCAACTCCAGATCTAAAGTCTTGCTGTTTACTTCAAGTGCCAGTGTTTCTAGTGGTCCCCTctatctgtctgctgtgtatggACACTTAGACTGCTTTAAAGTATTGCTTCTCTATGGGGCTGATCCAAATTACAACTGCACAGATGCAAAACTACTGAGTAAAATCAAGCAGCCTAAGACCGTGCTTGAAATGTGCCTCAGACATGGCTGTGGGGTGGAGTACATCCAACTTTTGATTGACTTTGGTGCAAATGTCTACCTCCCCACTCTCATCATAGAAAAGTCCACAAAGCAGAATGAGGCGGTGGAGCTGCTGCTGCAAGAAAGAGGTAATGCAGGAGTTATGCTGTTGATGACTTTGGTATTCTCCTATTGATTTCTGGTAATGTTTTTATTGACATAAAAcaagcatttttttattttttttaagtaaaattTAATTGCTACTTGTCAATACAGTACTGAACTGCTTTGCTGACAGAGCAGCATTTGACTATTTGAATAGGCTATTGAATCTTGTGTATGTGTAATAaccagtttaaaaaaatgttttaactcaAATTCAATTGTTATTTTTGCTAGGTTTTCCCAAGTCCCTTGTATCACAGTGCCGACTTGCCATCCGAGGATACCTCAGGAAGATCAACAGAATCCAGTCCATTGACCATTTGGAAATGCCATCAAGCATGATAAACTTCTTGCAATACAAATCAGTCCCAACAATTGCTATGCATCTCTGAGAAAGCATATATTGTCCCTATGCTTTTGCTACATGAAACATAATGCTTACTTTTTCAAAACATTTCATAGTGATGTTGAATTGGTACACATTTGTTGTCCTGCATTTGAGAatagttgtgtaatgtttattctCAATGTTTTCAATCAATTATGCAATCATGTTTTCATTTTCTTGTTTTATCCCTCTTCCATAATATATGTGGGAATTTTTTTGTAATACTGCAATGTCAGCGTAAAATAGAATGTACAGTAGAAATGACAACCATTAAAATGTCTTAAACTAATTTTGCAtcagaaaatatgtattttatttttaaacattaTGTGCGTACACTATGTATGATAAAGTATTCTATAATTATGTGCAAGGTGCTTTACACTTATAAATATGTGTACAAACagttaggaacaccttcctaatattgagttgcacccccttttgccctcagaatagcctcaatttgtcagggcttggactatacaaggtgtcaagcttccacagggatgctggcccatgttgactccaatgcttcccacagttgtgtcaagttgacagtgtcctttgggtggtggaccattcttgatatacacaggaaactgttgtttTACAACCCTAGCAGCGATGCAGTTCttcacactcaaaccagtgctcctggcatctactaccatactctgttcaaaggcacttacgcCTTTTGTCTTGAcccttcaccctctgaattgcaGACACAATTGTATACATTtggcagacgcttttatccattgcgacttacaggagcaattagggataagtgccttgctcaagggtacatcgaCACATTTTTCACCTAGTTAGCTCGGGGTTTCAAAACAgcgacttttcggttactggcccaatgtgcttaaccactaggctacctgcagcccttagaaacaatccatgtctcaattgtctcgggctaaaaatcctttaaccagtctcctccccttcatctacactgattcaaAGTGAATTTAACAGGTGCCAttgataagggatcatagctgtaAAGATGGTGAAAGCGGATGATGAAGTGGATTCTGAATCTAATGGCCTAGAATCAAGGAGAATTGGAATATTGTCCAAAAGAAAGGAAAACGGAGCAATGTAGAGTATAGTGAGAATGTCACTTCATATATTGTAGTAGTACTGTTTGTAAATGAGGAGGAGCTGATCGACTTACCAAGCTTGAATCCATTTGAGATATCCAAACTGGTGGAGAGATTGGGTAGAGTTAAGGCTGTGAGGATCAAGAGACTGGTTTtgatttgtttgtgtttctgaggATCAGAAGAAACGTGTGTTGCGTCTCACCCAATTTGATAAGTTTGAAGTGTTGCGTGTGTCTCTTAGGAACAGGGCACCTCTCAAGGGGATTATGTCCGGTGTCTTGTGGGAAGtatattttgaacagaaatattCCTGGTGTGATTGATGTACGTTGGATGAATTGTGTGGTGAATAAAGAAAAAGTTAAACCTATCTGTTCTTTTGTTTTTTGATATGGAGTTTCTCCCTACTCAAGTACAGTTAGGGTATATTAACTACAGAGTTCAAGCATTTATCCCAAGACCAATGCAGTGTGATTATTTTAAAGCTTTTGGTCATGTGTCGAGTGTTTGCAGAAGGGAGAAGCCGAGATGTCCAAGTTGTGGAAAAGATCATATGTGTTATAAAAGTGATGAAAATGTGACTTTGCAATTGTGGTGGGAACCATGAAGCCACATCTTTCAAGTGCCCCACAAGGGTGAAATAGAATGACGTGGCCAAAGTCAGGGCTGTCCAGAGCATATCATATGCAGCTGCTGTTAAAAGGTTTTGAGGGTGTGAATGGTGCACTTGAAGAGTCCATGGTGGTGTATAAGCCTTCACTGCTGGCTGCAGGGGTTGACTTTCACCAGAAGGATCCTGACTTTTTAAAGGTTAAGAAGGTGAACTTTGTGGTCTTTATGGCTATGGTGATAAATGGCCCTGCCAAGGTGGAGAGAAGGTCCAGGAAGATAGAAATCATTGTGGAAGAGCTAGAGCAGTTCCTGGGGCTGAAAGATTTCTCGGCAAAGGAGTTACATGGAATATTGACACAAGCCGTACTCTAGAACCTGAGAAGGGAGATATGGGGAATTGAAATAAGGATGAAATGGGAGTTTTGTTTTGTCAATGTACATTTTATTTGGTTGGATTAAGTTAGTTTCCATATCACGTATCGGTTTTCTTTTTTACCTTGTTTTGATTTCAACCTGTCCAGTTGGTGGCAGCAATACATGTTTTTGGTTTGTAGTCTGCCATAAAACCCACAGAAGAAGAAGGGATCATagtgttcacctggtcagtctgtaatggaaaaagcaggtgtttctaatgttttgtgcactcagtgtatgtatgtatgcatatatTATTGACTGAGGGTGTAACTgaagctacagtggggcaaaaaagtatttagtcagccaccaattgtgcaagttctcccacttaaaaagatgagaggcctgtaattttcatcataggtatacttcaactatgacagacaaaattagagagaaaaaaatccagaaaatcacattgtagtatttttagttaatttatttgcaaattatggtggaaaataagtatttggtcacctagaaacaagcaagatttctggctctcacagacctgtaacttcttctttaagaggctcctctgtcctccactcgttacctgtattaatggcacctgtttggacttgttatcagtataaaagacacctgtccacaacctcaaacagtcacactccaaactccactatggccaagaccaaagagctgtcaaaggacaataGAAACaatattgtagacctgcaccaggctgggaagactgaaactgcaataggtaagcagcttggtttgaagaaatcaactgtgggagcaattattaggaaatggaaaacatacaagaccactgataatctccctcgatctggggctccacgcaagatttcaccccgtggggtcaaaatgatcacaagaacggtgagcaaaaatcccagaaccacacggggggacctagtgaatgacctgcagagagctgggaccaaagtaacaaagcctaccatcagtaacacactacgccgccagggactcaaatcctgcagtgccagacgtgtcctcctgcttaagccagtacatgtccaggcccgtctgaagtttgctagagagcatttggatgatccagaagaagattgggagaatatcatatggtcagatgaaaccaaaatataactttttggtaaaaactcacctcgtcgtgtttggaggacaaagaatgctgagttgcatccaaagaacaccatacctactgtgaagcatgggggtggaaacatcatgctttggggctgtttttttgcaaagggactgggacgactgatccgtgtaaaggaaataaggaatggggccatgtatcatgagattttgattgaaaccctccttccatcagcaagggcattgaagatgtaacgtggctgggtctttcagcatgacaatgatcccaaacacaccacccgggcaacgaaggagtggcttcgtaagacgcatttcaaggtcctggagtggcctagccagtctccagatctcaaccccatagaaaatctttggagggagttgaaagtccgtgttgcccagcaacagccccaaaacatcactgctctagaggagatctgcatggaggaatgggccaaaataccagcaacattgtgtgaaaaccttgtgaagacttacataaaacgtttgacctctgtcattgccaacaaagggtatataacaaagtattgagataaacttttgttattgacctaatactcattttccaccataatttgcaaatacattcataaaaaatcctacaatgtgattttctggatttttctttctcattttgtctgtcatagttgaagtgtacctatgaggaaaattacaggcctctctcatctttttaagtgggagaacttgcacaattggtggctgactaaatacttttttgccccactgtatatggagcATGACATATTCCAGTACTAACAATTCAATTGAGCTATATTAGCCATGTAGTCTGACAATGTCAAAGGAAAGACATTGTCAGTCAGGAAACTATTTACTAAATGTTTTGTTGGCAAAATGATTCTAGATTGAGCATCCTCTTTGAATGAATTGGGGGGGTATAAATGGTCTTTAGCAATCTAGAACTACCGGTAAAAGATcaatcagagaggaagaggcaaagccgCTCAATATATACTCTAGATCCTCTTTGGACCCCAGGACACACCCCGCTCTCACGACAACTACCAGAATTCAATGCGTACATTAACAAGAGGCTCAAGACTGTTTGTGTTGCACGACTGAATAAAGTGATTCGGATTTATTCTTTGTAATTCTGGCGTGTAGAAGCCCAACAAGGTCGGTTCATTTATATATCCCCCACCCCATAAACCCTTATTGGAAATATAGCAATTTTTCCCTTCAATTTAATGCTTGTCTCCTAGGCTAGTCAACATGTATTTTCCAGCCATGCATTGCCGTTGTTGCTGGCGAGCTAAGGGTGTAAAATGTTATTTAATTGAagaagctagctagcaagcaaactAGGTTAACACAACCAACTCCGTTTTCTAAATATTGCTAGCTTGGTCGATAACTTGCTGGTAGCTAGCTTAGGCAGCCGATAGTGCTACATCCTTTTAGATTTGCGGGCCAGGCACAAGGTAACGTTAGTTAGCTTCCACTACTAACGACACATTGCTTTGTGGTCCCAACCTAACGACTTCTTGGTAAACGTCACGCATCTCTGTTTTCTCGTGTAGTGTATTGCATAAACAATTAGTCTACATAATGATGTTGCATCAAAAACAGGCGATTCATTGAAAGCTATCTCAAGCGAAAACAATTTAGGATATGTCCTGCTGTCTGTTTATTTCGCTGTTCCTGTTGCACGTATATCAATGGTCAGCTTTACACTTTCTATGCAGATAGGATAACACTTGTTCTGAACGCTTTGCCAGGTAGATAGATAATTACCTATACTTGTGTTATTTCATCTGATGTAAAGAAAACCACCATAAATAAGCCCAAAGTGAATAATGTAGGCCCATCCCTGTATATCACAGAATCTAATCCTTCTATGCCTAATCCTTTGTCCTACATTTCAGAAAAATGGAAGCAAATGGTTTTGGAAGATTGATTGCCAGCAGTCTTTGCACCTGATGGTGATACCATCATGCTCATATCTGTTCACTTCACCTTCCTGTAGATTGTTGCCATGGAGCACTGTGACGGAAATGAGCCAGCAAGTGATACAAAGCATTTGTCTGCTGGCTGTGAGCAGACGGCCATGGGTGACCAGGATTCACAGACTGAGGTGAAGCCTCCATCTGACATTTCTGATGCTGTACCCCTTGAGCATCAGCCATCAGGGAAACTGAGGAGGACTGCCTTAAGATTCTTTGGAGGACGCAAAAGCATCTGTGTTTTACCAAACTTCTTTGGGGGAAggaacaaaaatctaaacaagTGGTCCTCTAAGAAGGGAGTAAGCAAGAGTAAAACTCATGATGGACTTAGCAAGGCAGACTGGGAGGACAGTCTGGGAATTGGATATGTCCCAGCAGGATATTTTGAGTACCACAGCCAGAAAGATACTGCTGGAAAGGCTTGTAGGGAATTTGGTCACCCTACTGGTGATCAGAAGTCATTCTCTCTTCCCCGGCAGAAAAAGGGTTTGCGAGAACTTTTTAACAGCATCAGGCGTCGTAGAAAGAATAGAAATTGTGATTTTGAAAAAAATGAAATGGTTGCGAATTCTCATGTCTGCTACAAAGAGGTGCCTATTGCCCAGACTATCATTGACCAAAATGACATGGAGTGCCTGGGCAGTTTGTCTGAATCCAATGTGCCTGTTTTGGCAAACGTTGACGATTGTTTGACAATTGCTCCTGAATATATTCATGTTGATGTCATAGTGTCTGAGAAAGACCTGGTGAAACAAGGGAGTCTGGATTCTCTGATAGGGGAACTGAAGAAAGGTGAGGATATGGTAGAGACACTCCATATAAACACAGAACCAGATTCTTTCCTGAAGACTAACCTAGAGTCTACTGTGAACGTCCAGCTGCCTGCTGGCTCATCTCCGATGAGCTTGATGTTTGGTGATGTGGCCTCTCTAAAGAGTTTTGACTCACTCACTGGCTGTGGTGACATAATAGCTGATCAAGACGACGACAGTATTGCAGATTCTCAGGGCACAGTCTCAGCGGAAAGGAGTCGAAATGCAGGCAAACGGAGTTCCTGTTATGTTACGTACCAGGGTGGAGGAGAAGAAATGGCCACCCCTGTTAAGGTGGACAGGGATTATCTCCACGACCTCTGGGAAAATGAGGTTGCAGAGGACGCTTGCTATACCCACAGCCACGAAGAAGACTTTCTAGAGCACAGTGAAAGTCCTAGGATGACACCTGAAGAGCCATCTAGCTCCTATACCATGGACATCAGCAGCAACAGCAATGGTGCTCTTGGAGTTACAGAGACCACCCTTACATCTTCGGATGTCATGACCCCACAGAGTGAAAATCAAGTGTCAGTTCCTAACAGCGATGAGGGTTACTATGACTCTACCACCCCAGGACAAGATGAAGACGGACGTGACAAAGTTGACAGGATCAGGACTGATAGACTACCAAGGGACAGTTATAGTGGCGATGCACTGTATGAGCTTTTTGAGCCTGATGACAGTCTTATCAGTCCACCTTTTGAAAAAGCTAAGCTGCCCGTCTCTGATCCACTTGAGTTTTTAGACATGTCAGCTCAGTGTGGTGGTGAAGATGTAAATGCTGTGTTCGCTCCTGAAACGGGTCTAATTGAAGAGGACAGGCTAACTGGGAATAGGGAGAAAATGCTTGGCAACCCTAAATTGTCAGATGCCGTTTTTGGCACCTTTACCTCAACATGTCAATCACAAGAAATTGACTCTGAGCAAAACAAGCCACAGTCCCCACGGTTAAGAGGAAATCATGATCTATCTAAAACAAAGAATGACTTGGAGGATGACCAGACAGTTTGCTTCTCCCAAGCCCTAGTGGACTTCACAAAACAATCACATGTTTATAGTAATTCAACTGAAAGCATGGGAGGCTCTGAGTCAAACTCTCCCTTTGCCCAAAACATGCAAGCCCTCCCAGCCATTGTCACATTTGATGTCGTGGACATAGATAACGAGGGGGAATATGACCAGCAGATGGATATGGTAATGGAGGAGGAATACATCACGTCGCCTTATGAAGTGTTTGAAGAAAGCTACCTGCAAAAGGATGCGTTTGCTGAATGTGACTTACGTATGTTTGACCTCCTTGAACAGAGTCTCAGTAATACTTGGGGAATCGCCAGCCTGCCACGTCACCTTAGCCTTACACAAGTCAATCGGTCGAGTCCACTGGCTCCTCTGCTGAGTCCTTTGGCTTTAAATAGGAGGAGTAGATCCCTGGACACAGAGAGCTTGGAGTTAGAGATGACTGACATGTATTTAGGGAGTGGGGCAGCACTAGCATCTTGCCCTAGAACAGAAAGGGACTCGAAGAGAGTGTCCTTGCTTCACCGCAAAAATAATGGATACATTTCCACTTCAGAAAACCGGGATAATAGACAGATCATGTTTCCGTCATGGCAGCCAGAGACTGAGGGGACTGTAACGCACCCACGAACAGATGGGAAAAGAACAGAGCAGACGTACAGTCTCTATCAAACTCAAAACAGACGAATGATATCATTCAGTCAGCCTGTCAGTCGAGTCCCAAACGGTAAATCTCAACAGATCTCAGCTAGCAAAATGACTGACAGAGTATCCTGTAATTATATCTCTCATATTACAGGACCGTTACATAGGCCATCTCATCTTCCTTTGCAATCAGAATCCTGTCGGCCCCATGCCCCCTATGGGAGATCAGTTAAGGCATCAGATGGTGGTGGTGAGGCCCTTTTTTACACATCGACCGTTAGCTCTCATCCTTAAAATCAACATCATAACATGC from Oncorhynchus kisutch isolate 150728-3 linkage group LG28, Okis_V2, whole genome shotgun sequence encodes:
- the asb12a gene encoding ankyrin repeat and SOCS box protein 12a; its protein translation is MIQFKEVLEEKENGEGQLLHQAVSNNDDRLLDELLSQEKYRKFINCRSGWGIPRTPLRMAASKGHLRCLQVLLAHGAEVDCLDVKAQTPLFTAVCGKYFNCVLALLRAGANPNGSLYNNCSPVLTAAREGDVEILKQLLKHGAEVNSRSKVLLFTSSASVSSGPLYLSAVYGHLDCFKVLLLYGADPNYNCTDAKLLSKIKQPKTVLEMCLRHGCGVEYIQLLIDFGANVYLPTLIIEKSTKQNEAVELLLQERGFPKSLVSQCRLAIRGYLRKINRIQSIDHLEMPSSMINFLQYKSVPTIAMHL
- the LOC109872493 gene encoding APC membrane recruitment protein 1-like, translating into MEHCDGNEPASDTKHLSAGCEQTAMGDQDSQTEVKPPSDISDAVPLEHQPSGKLRRTALRFFGGRKSICVLPNFFGGRNKNLNKWSSKKGVSKSKTHDGLSKADWEDSLGIGYVPAGYFEYHSQKDTAGKACREFGHPTGDQKSFSLPRQKKGLRELFNSIRRRRKNRNCDFEKNEMVANSHVCYKEVPIAQTIIDQNDMECLGSLSESNVPVLANVDDCLTIAPEYIHVDVIVSEKDLVKQGSLDSLIGELKKGEDMVETLHINTEPDSFLKTNLESTVNVQLPAGSSPMSLMFGDVASLKSFDSLTGCGDIIADQDDDSIADSQGTVSAERSRNAGKRSSCYVTYQGGGEEMATPVKVDRDYLHDLWENEVAEDACYTHSHEEDFLEHSESPRMTPEEPSSSYTMDISSNSNGALGVTETTLTSSDVMTPQSENQVSVPNSDEGYYDSTTPGQDEDGRDKVDRIRTDRLPRDSYSGDALYELFEPDDSLISPPFEKAKLPVSDPLEFLDMSAQCGGEDVNAVFAPETGLIEEDRLTGNREKMLGNPKLSDAVFGTFTSTCQSQEIDSEQNKPQSPRLRGNHDLSKTKNDLEDDQTVCFSQALVDFTKQSHVYSNSTESMGGSESNSPFAQNMQALPAIVTFDVVDIDNEGEYDQQMDMVMEEEYITSPYEVFEESYLQKDAFAECDLRMFDLLEQSLSNTWGIASLPRHLSLTQVNRSSPLAPLLSPLALNRRSRSLDTESLELEMTDMYLGSGAALASCPRTERDSKRVSLLHRKNNGYISTSENRDNRQIMFPSWQPETEGTVTHPRTDGKRTEQTYSLYQTQNRRMISFSQPVSRVPNGKSQQISASKMTDRVSCNYISHITGPLHRPSHLPLQSESCRPHAPYGRSVKASDGGGEALFYTSTVSSHP